A portion of the Staphylococcus felis genome contains these proteins:
- the parC gene encoding DNA topoisomerase IV subunit A — protein sequence MSEIIQNLPLEDVLGDRFGRYSKYIIQERALPDVRDGLKPVQRRILFSMYSSGNTFDKSFRKSAKTVGDVIGQLHPHGDSSVYDAMVRLSQDWKLRHVLVEMHGNNGSIDNDPPAAMRYTEAKLSLVSEQLLRDLNKNTVDYVPNYDDTEMEPMVLPARFPNLLVNGSTGISAGYATDIPPHNLAEVITATLKYIDNPDLSVKQLMKYVKGPDFPTGGIVQGIDGIQKAYESGKGKVVIRAKADEESLRNGRKQIIVTEIPYEVNKSNLVKKIDELRADKKVDGIVEVRDETDRSGLRIAIEVKKDVNTTSILNFLYKNTDLQVAYNFNMVAISEGRPKLMGIKAILDSYVNHQIEVVSRRTQYDLANAEERMHIVEGLMKALSVLDEVIAIIRNSKNKRDAKDNLVAEFNFTDAQAEAIVMLQLYRLTNTDIVALQDEHNELKTKIDGLRHILDNHQALLDVIKDELHEIKKQFKSPRLSVIEANITEIKIDKEVIVPSETVMLSLTYDGYIKRTSLRSYNASGEEDIGLKDNDYVLKILEVNTQDTALVFTNKGRYLYIPVHKLADIKWKDLGQHVSQIVPIDEDEQVLSCFVLSQFTDKEVIVTTTRNGMIKKSVLANFKSTRINKPLVAMKLKQGDEVVSVVKLNADDESSLITLLTHTGMSLTYPQSELPDTGLRAMGVKAINLKDQDCVVMAGTIQPTDTILIATQRGALKRISYQVLQIAKRAQRGITLLKELKKQPHRIVDAKICRQDDTKYRITSEQNSHEGQIKEIHLSEQYTNGSFVVDTQTFGDIQQLHVY from the coding sequence ATGAGTGAAATCATCCAAAATTTACCATTAGAAGATGTTTTAGGTGATCGATTTGGACGATATAGCAAATATATTATTCAAGAGCGTGCTTTACCTGATGTACGAGATGGACTAAAACCGGTACAGCGCCGTATTTTATTTTCGATGTATTCAAGTGGCAATACGTTCGATAAAAGCTTCCGTAAAAGTGCTAAAACTGTCGGTGATGTAATTGGTCAGCTTCATCCTCATGGAGACTCATCGGTTTATGATGCAATGGTGAGGTTAAGCCAAGATTGGAAGTTACGTCATGTTTTGGTAGAGATGCATGGAAACAATGGTAGTATTGATAATGATCCACCAGCTGCTATGCGTTATACAGAGGCAAAGCTGAGTTTAGTGTCTGAACAATTATTGCGTGATTTAAATAAAAATACTGTAGATTATGTTCCTAACTATGATGATACAGAAATGGAGCCTATGGTGTTACCTGCGCGTTTTCCGAATTTACTTGTCAATGGTTCTACCGGAATATCTGCAGGTTATGCTACAGATATTCCACCGCACAATCTTGCGGAGGTTATTACTGCAACTTTAAAATATATAGATAACCCTGACTTATCAGTGAAACAGCTGATGAAATATGTTAAAGGACCTGATTTTCCAACTGGCGGTATTGTACAAGGGATAGATGGCATTCAAAAGGCATATGAGTCTGGAAAAGGTAAAGTTGTTATTCGAGCTAAAGCTGATGAAGAGTCATTAAGAAATGGACGTAAGCAGATTATAGTTACTGAAATTCCATATGAAGTTAATAAAAGTAACCTTGTTAAAAAAATAGATGAACTGAGAGCTGATAAAAAAGTTGACGGTATTGTTGAAGTGCGTGATGAAACAGATAGAAGCGGATTGCGAATAGCAATCGAAGTGAAAAAAGATGTTAATACAACATCTATCTTAAATTTCTTATATAAAAACACCGATTTACAAGTGGCATATAACTTTAATATGGTCGCCATTAGTGAAGGACGTCCTAAATTAATGGGTATAAAAGCAATTCTTGATAGTTATGTGAATCATCAAATAGAAGTTGTCTCAAGACGGACTCAATATGATCTCGCAAATGCTGAAGAACGTATGCATATTGTTGAAGGTTTAATGAAAGCATTATCAGTCCTTGATGAAGTGATCGCTATTATCCGTAATTCTAAAAATAAGCGAGATGCTAAGGACAATTTGGTAGCTGAGTTTAATTTCACTGATGCACAGGCTGAGGCAATAGTAATGTTACAACTTTATCGCTTGACGAATACTGACATTGTTGCATTACAAGATGAACACAATGAGTTAAAAACTAAAATCGATGGATTACGCCATATTTTAGACAACCACCAAGCATTATTAGACGTCATTAAAGATGAGTTGCATGAAATTAAAAAACAGTTCAAATCACCAAGATTGTCAGTTATCGAAGCCAATATTACTGAAATCAAAATTGATAAAGAGGTTATTGTCCCAAGTGAGACAGTCATGCTAAGTTTAACGTATGATGGCTATATTAAACGGACATCTTTAAGAAGTTATAATGCAAGTGGGGAAGAGGACATTGGTTTAAAAGATAATGACTATGTGCTTAAGATTTTAGAAGTCAATACACAAGATACTGCACTCGTTTTTACGAATAAGGGGCGCTATCTATACATTCCAGTGCATAAACTAGCAGATATTAAATGGAAAGATTTAGGACAACACGTATCCCAAATCGTTCCAATCGATGAAGATGAACAGGTGCTAAGTTGTTTTGTACTCAGCCAATTTACAGACAAAGAAGTGATTGTGACAACGACGCGTAACGGTATGATTAAAAAAAGTGTGTTAGCAAACTTTAAATCAACACGTATTAATAAACCGCTTGTCGCTATGAAATTAAAGCAAGGTGATGAAGTTGTATCAGTTGTTAAATTAAACGCAGATGATGAATCTTCACTGATTACATTATTAACACATACTGGTATGTCTCTTACGTATCCACAATCTGAACTGCCTGATACAGGGTTACGTGCTATGGGCGTAAAAGCAATTAATCTAAAAGATCAAGATTGTGTTGTTATGGCTGGTACGATACAGCCAACTGATACAATTCTTATCGCTACACAAAGAGGAGCTTTAAAGCGTATTAGTTATCAAGTGCTACAAATTGCGAAACGTGCTCAAAGAGGCATCACTTTACTAAAAGAATTAAAAAAACAGCCGCATCGTATTGTAGATGCTAAAATATGTCGCCAAGATGATACTAAATATCGCATTACATCAGAGCAAAATAGTCATGAAGGACAAATTAAAGAGATACATTTATCTGAACAATACACAAATGGTAGTTTTGTAGTAGATACACAAACATTTGGTGATATACAGCAGCTACATGTATATTAA
- a CDS encoding alanine/glycine:cation symporter family protein yields MRDFDSLIPEWFKTFIQVGNDLIWSQYLIGLLLTAGFFFTISSKFVQIRWIPEMFRALTEKPETLDSGEKGISPFQAFAISAGSRVGTGNIAGVATAIVLGGPGAVFWMWVIAIIGAASAFIEATLAQVYKVHDKEGGFRGGPAYYMTKGLNQRWLGIVFAVLITITFAFVFNTVQSNTIAESLNTQYQVSPVITGIVLAVITGIVIFGGVRSIAKLSSAIVPIMAIIYIVMVLGILLFHFDQIIPMITTIIKSAFGFEQATGGAVGFAVLQGIKRGLFSNEAGMGSAPNAAATAAVSHPVKQGLIQSLGVFFDTILVCTATAIMILLYSGLEFGENAAQGVAVTQTALNEHLGSAGGIFLSVAITLFAFSSVIGNYYYGQANIEFLSKNKGILFVFRCLVVVLVFVGAVIKTETVWSTADVFMGLMAIVNIVAIIGLSNIAFAVMKDYQRQRKEGKRPIFRPENLEINLFGIECWGEQSQNKKEYDQH; encoded by the coding sequence GTGAGAGATTTTGATAGTTTAATTCCGGAGTGGTTTAAGACGTTCATACAGGTGGGGAATGATTTAATATGGTCTCAGTATTTAATAGGTTTACTATTAACAGCTGGCTTTTTCTTTACCATCAGTTCAAAGTTTGTCCAAATTAGATGGATACCTGAAATGTTTAGAGCACTAACTGAAAAACCGGAAACATTAGACTCAGGTGAGAAGGGGATTTCACCATTTCAAGCGTTTGCGATTAGTGCGGGCTCACGTGTTGGAACAGGGAATATTGCAGGGGTAGCCACAGCAATAGTATTAGGAGGCCCTGGTGCTGTTTTTTGGATGTGGGTTATCGCAATTATTGGTGCAGCAAGTGCTTTTATTGAAGCGACTCTAGCACAAGTATATAAAGTACACGATAAAGAAGGCGGATTCCGTGGGGGTCCAGCGTACTATATGACAAAAGGATTAAATCAACGTTGGTTAGGAATTGTGTTTGCTGTATTGATTACTATTACGTTTGCTTTTGTGTTTAATACTGTGCAATCAAACACAATTGCTGAATCTTTAAATACACAATATCAAGTTAGCCCTGTTATAACTGGAATCGTTTTAGCAGTTATTACCGGAATTGTTATATTTGGCGGTGTACGTAGTATCGCTAAATTATCATCAGCTATTGTACCTATTATGGCGATTATTTATATTGTTATGGTTTTAGGTATTTTATTGTTCCATTTTGATCAAATCATTCCAATGATTACAACAATTATTAAAAGTGCGTTTGGTTTTGAACAAGCGACTGGAGGGGCAGTCGGATTCGCAGTTTTACAAGGGATAAAGCGAGGACTTTTCTCGAATGAAGCAGGGATGGGGTCAGCTCCTAATGCAGCAGCAACTGCCGCAGTGTCACATCCTGTTAAGCAAGGTTTAATCCAATCATTAGGCGTTTTCTTTGATACGATTTTAGTATGTACAGCAACGGCAATCATGATTTTATTATATTCTGGGTTAGAGTTTGGTGAAAACGCAGCGCAAGGTGTAGCTGTTACACAAACGGCTTTAAATGAGCATTTAGGTAGTGCAGGTGGTATATTCTTAAGTGTTGCGATTACATTGTTTGCATTTTCATCTGTTATTGGAAATTATTACTATGGTCAAGCTAATATTGAATTCTTATCTAAAAATAAAGGTATTTTATTTGTTTTTCGTTGTTTAGTTGTTGTACTTGTATTTGTAGGTGCTGTGATTAAAACAGAAACAGTATGGAGTACAGCTGATGTATTTATGGGATTAATGGCAATCGTTAACATTGTTGCAATTATCGGGTTATCCAATATTGCATTTGCTGTTATGAAAGATTATCAACGTCAACGTAAGGAAGGCAAGCGCCCGATTTTCCGTCCAGAAAACCTTGAAATTAATTTGTTTGGTATTGAATGTTGGGGAGAACAATCTCAAAATAAGAAAGAATATGATCAACATTAA
- the glcT gene encoding glucose PTS transporter transcription antiterminator GlcT, with translation MNSYTIKKVLNNNVLICQHQNDEVVVIGKGLGFKMKPGMTIDNPETIEKVFTLQNKSDQDHYKMLIKQIDEHVLRVVIDSVQMILSYFDLNNKESFIVALTDHLIFAFKRLQNNQLITNPFLSETKYSYPEAYKIAKRVVARINLELDVDFPEDEVGFIALHIASQIDDVNIQDTQKVAQLIKNIVTLIEHDLNVNVSTSSIQYQRFVRHIHFLLQRLRKDEHSTIDLNFENLLKAQYPLCYNVAVKTSQMVQSQINSQLYSAEIAYLTLHIYHLSLVSKSE, from the coding sequence ATGAATTCATACACAATTAAGAAAGTCCTCAATAATAACGTATTAATTTGTCAGCATCAAAATGATGAAGTTGTGGTCATCGGTAAAGGCTTAGGTTTTAAAATGAAACCGGGGATGACAATAGATAATCCAGAAACCATTGAAAAAGTATTTACGTTACAAAATAAATCTGATCAAGATCATTATAAAATGTTAATAAAGCAAATAGATGAACATGTACTAAGAGTTGTGATTGATTCGGTTCAAATGATTTTATCATATTTTGATTTAAATAATAAAGAGTCTTTTATTGTTGCTTTAACAGATCATTTAATCTTTGCTTTTAAACGGCTTCAAAACAATCAACTTATTACAAATCCTTTTTTAAGTGAAACAAAATATAGTTATCCAGAGGCTTATAAGATTGCAAAGCGAGTTGTAGCTCGTATTAATTTAGAATTAGACGTTGATTTTCCTGAAGATGAAGTAGGATTTATTGCGCTTCATATTGCGTCACAAATTGATGATGTCAACATACAAGACACTCAAAAAGTTGCACAATTAATCAAGAATATAGTCACTTTGATTGAGCATGATTTAAATGTCAACGTCTCGACTAGTTCAATTCAGTACCAACGTTTTGTAAGACATATTCATTTTTTATTACAGCGTCTAAGAAAAGATGAACATTCTACAATTGATTTGAATTTCGAAAACCTTCTGAAAGCACAGTATCCACTTTGTTATAATGTAGCTGTGAAAACGAGTCAAATGGTTCAATCTCAAATTAATAGTCAGTTGTATAGTGCAGAAATCGCATATTTAACTTTACACATTTATCATTTGTCGCTTGTTTCCAAAAGTGAATAA